TTCTAATTGGTCTGTTGGGAAAAAATTACTAACTGACCACCTGGTTGGCAATTCAATTGGCTGATTAGGAAAAAAATACTAACAGAACACCTTGATTGCGACTTGGATGAATAGttaggaaaaaaaaagtttcaaccgTACAGCCAGGGTGTAGGTCAGGATTGCCTATTATTAACCAGCAAACCAGATGTCCGGTTGGGAAAAAAAAGTACTAACCGTCCAACTGGGTGAAATGTCCGGTTGACAGGTTGGTAATAGACGGGTTATTCGTATAAATatacaagcaaatctcgtcATTATGTtaagcgacaaagtgggacctttgactagacttcGACACAATTAGTTTTAATAAGCACTGGTACCTAAGATTTCATTgaagtttgtcgtttaaaataacacttgcactgcgtgggctaaaatctctgcagacttttcttggtcttagAGTCGGGTGTTCATCAGTTAGCCACTAGTACACAAATAGCCAAGCGAATACCTATCTGGCGAACGCGACGTTGCCGCTTGGTGCAACCAAGGGCATTAGATACCTAAGCACCTGCCTGCCCTACTCTCCAGTTAACAGCTCCGTCTACGGACGAGTGAGATAAGAATTTCAATATTTTgcaaaactttttgggaaatcAAGGTAAGAATTTTTTCGCGTCATGCCTTTTTGTTAAGTTATAGTAGAATCTTAATATTTTAACTGCTTAGATGTGTTCTTCAAGTCTCTTTTGACGTATGTATTATGTATCTTAAACTGATAGTTGTTTAAAAGTCAGATTCGCGTCGGGAGGGGGGTATCGATCATTTAACCAAAATCTGATGTCGAACATCTAGCCATGGCTCGTCATATTAAAAACGaatataaatgttatttttgatGAAAAATATATGCTGCAATCATAGAAAacttatacaaataaatatggaaactggttacaaaaaataaacagaTGTTACTACCATGATAATTACATAGTAATTCGacttatcatatgttagaaaccCGGAATTTTTGTAATTAATCACCATGATACAAAATGTTGATTTTTGAGGATAATATatgagtaaaaatattttcttttattaattttttagtATTATAAATCTTTGTTATTAATGAAAACTGCGTtcttaaatttgtggggcttattatttttaaataattaataacatttaaattagTGATTAAATGTGTACAACTTGGTTAACTCTAGAACACTCCCCTCATTAATACTGTCCTATAGGGTGGACACTATTAGCCAAATTCCATTTTTTCTAAAAGCTCAATATGTAAAACCTATaaggaaaaataaaatttcTTGAATGCCAATTTGTAGCCAATTAAATAGTCTATCGATTAATGTtcgtaataatttatttttatcgaAATTTTGCGAGATATGTCCGCTCGAAAAAAGGGTGGTTAACTGATGAACAACTCACCCTACTCTACTATACCTAACTATAGACTTACCtcaaggcccctgtacacaatgggccagtcagggggacgcatttatgcgttagagggagccagtgatattgctatctcattctaccgcatggctgcgtcccttggactggccggcgctggcccattgtgtacaggggccttcaGAAATTCCCGGTAAGCTTCTTTTAATAATAATCTGCTACTTTACAAAATGGAAAAGTAACAGAGAAATCATGTGATCTTTTTGAAATAAAAtgctttataattataactataggATTCGTTTTATCGTCaggaatatattataatttattttcgtaACGCTGCGCTATGTTGGACTTTCTTTAATGTACAATTCGGACCGCCGCCGAAGTCACTGTGACAGCTGACAGTTATTTTGACATTGTCAGTGACAGTTATCAACAAGGAGCGAATCCGGATTTTATTGTATTAGTCATCGTTTAGATTTGTTTTGCAATACTTTGATATCATATAAATCCCACCTTATATTGACCTGTCGTTATCCATTATAATACTATGAATTTCTTCAGGAAAGAGCCCACTGTTAAAGGTATGTATTACTTTAACAACCAATTGGTTTGCTATGAGTAAGGTTCTCCCAAAGTTTATCCATTATCTACAAAGtgtatttgtgacgtcccacggcaaaaggtaccttacggcggctggcgcttacgtcgcatagcgccgcaataatattggagcggcgttaataatagcgtaagcgccaaccgccataaggtacctttaccgtgggacgtcacatttgttCAACAGTTGAGTCACAATAATCTTCCTCATTTACAGAACAGCAGAGACAGAATGACCGGGAACTGCGCAAAGCTACCAGAGAGCTCGATAGGGATAAGGCCACGCTAGAGAGAGAAGAAAAGAAACTGGTAATTATTGTCTTTAATTTACGCCAGGAACTAGAGCTAGGACAAAAACCCACAGCCTTAGGGACATGTTATTGGAATACTGGCTCAAGATTTATTGATAAACACTTCACTCGTCACTAGACAGTTTTTTAACATCTTCTCAATAATTGGTTCCTTAAGGCTGAGTGTTTTAACCATCAGGGGTACTATCCTCTACCATTCCCATCTTCATTGAGGTGGTTTAACTGCCCATATTCATGGTATTACTACAATACAATATGTTTAATGTAGGTAATTGTTATTGTGTATGCTTATTAACATTTTCTTGTTATTACTTAATTCATAGAAATACTTCTTATAATGGTTAATTGTAATTGCTACCATATTTGAATGttattttgtcaacatgttTGATAGATTGGTGaaattaaaatgaattaaataggaaCCGCACAGCAAAATAATAGTTAtcaatagtttaaaaaaaatcactaaataTTTCATAACCAATTTACAGGAAATGGAAATCAAAAAAATGGCAAAAGAAGGAAACAATGAAGGTTGTAAAATATTAGCAAGGCAGTTGGTTCAGCTGCGGAAACAGAAGACAAGAATATATGCGGCTAACAGCAAGGTAACTTGAGTTGTGAAATATTACAAGGTTATTACTTCACACTTGAATGCTAATTTGATAAGTGACTCATCATTTTTATGTACTTGGATTTGAGTgtattttttgatgaatattaaCATTGCTTTAAGATAAGGTAAAATATTTCAGAATACTGGAAGGTAAACTATGGCTatgcatttttaaataaattaaaaaaaaagagacgGAAGTATTGCTTATATCAATTTTTCACTTTTCCAAACAATCAaaccttatggaaaaaattaCGCATCTGGCAGGATTTAAACCCACGACCTTTGCAATCAAATATTCATTGTCATgaatcatcaattcatcatattacaaatatcattaaatttattttctagATTGCCAATGTCCAAATGACTAACAAGACCATGGGTGCCAACATAGCCATAGCAGGGGCCATGGGTACCACAGCCAAGACCATGGGCAGCATAAATAAGGTCATGAACCCGCACCAGATTGCCAAGGACATGGAAGGATTTAAACAGGCaaatgctaggctggatatgactgatgaaatgagtaagttcattatatatgtatttaaataccaTCTTAGTGGCAAACAAGTCTACGACCGGCTGTTAGGGCTGATGACAAGTGATCTTAGACTAGATGTCTGCagcttcaggatatatttctgTTTTGAAATACTCAAGTAAAAGTATTCCCAAAAAAATCTGGTCAGGTAGTTTATTCCACAACTGGACTGTTTGTGGAAGGAAATGATTTATTTTGCTTCTATAACATACAAGTATGTAGGTAATATTCACATTATATATTCTTAGTATACTCTAGACATGAATGAATTGCTTGATAAAGCTAGTTTagcaataattaataattttagcaATATTGAGGATTTTTTCTAGTGACTTCATCGGTTCAAAtcctgattttttgacttttgcCTGATGGAAAAAAATCAAGAACATAAGGTCTAAAACCCAATTTAAAAATTGTTACTATTTATGCATAAAGCTTAAAATATAGAAATACACAcccatctcgctcacgcttacgctcagtgagaaCTACGGGGCCTTAATGAATCTAGTCAATCAAGAAGAATTTGtactaataaatacatatttgtttatttttagtcaATGACACACTAGACGACATAATGGACGAGTCCGGAGATGAAGAGGAGACTGAGGGCGTAGTCAACAAGGTCCTTGACGAAATAGGCATCGAGATCAGTGGAAAGGTACGTTGATGATGGGAACCCACACTAAGGGCCTCCCCACACTAGcatctcccgagcgtcggcgtctattcaactctatggctgctgcttgaCGGAACGTTGGCGcaacggtatcgtcttgggtcgtcccattcgtttttcgtcaagttcttaaattagtcctattctgctttcgtcactcattctacattcgtcacaatcgtcggcgGCTTtaaatgtagaatgagtgacgaaagcagaataggactaatttaagaacttgacgaaaaaccgATGGGACGACCTAAGACGATAccggcgcaactgcgcagcgtcGCCTTTTTATAGCGCTAACTAGACACCGACGTTCAATTGACACTAGTGTCTCTAAGGCTAAGGAGGGTGTTATGATTATGATAATTTAACTTATTTTGAGGCCGCATAAAACAACCGAAACGAAAAAGTTTTGCATAAACGAAAGTTGTATTCGGAAAATTTATGAGTCCCTTTTCCCAATACTGCAAtcaaatttgaaccttaaacaAACATGCTGTATTCGAATGAAACAACTAAAAATGTAGTTAAATTAATAATTGTCTTCAGTAAAGAATTTTGATTGTTGGAGACAGTAATTACATATGTATACCTAAGCTTAACATTGACGAATGCGCGTTGCTTTTTAATTTAGGTCAGTGGTCAGTCTAGAAGTAATTTAACCTATTTAAACGACACAACTAGTGCTTGCTTATTTAAATTCATATTTTTAACCAGCAATAATCAACCCACTGCGACCTATCGCAAGCAGAAAGTGGCGTTAAGTGCAACTAActctaaaaataataatagaacAATGCGATCTGATATTCCACTCCAGTTAGTAGGTATGATGAAATTTCGTTTTTAGATATTGATTTATGTAATTCCAGAGTTCCAAGTGTTTTACAAATTGAATTCAGAACTAAAGAGATGGTCTGAGTATTTTAGCTTTATAAATGAACAGCTTTATAAATAAGGTTTGTCAGCGAGCCATGGAACGTAGTATTCTGAGCGTGAAATTAACCGATcgcattaaaaatacaatactaCGTTCCAAAACTGGAATAACTGATGTAGCTGTAACTGCCGCCAAGCTCAAATGGGATTGGGCAGGACACGTCAGCCGTATGCCGGATGACCTGTGGGCCAAAACAGCCACCCGTTGGGTCGCACAAATTGTAAGGCGTCACGGTAGACCTCGTCGGAGGTGGCGGGAGAGACTGGTGGGAGACTTCTGAGGATAGGGATACGTGGAAGAATAAGAGGGGCCcttgcccaacagtgggacaatATGCGCTCAtcataataaatacataataataaataaatgaaatcgcagtgtctcaagacgaaagtcttcgaccagtgtgtgttgccagtgatgacatatggaactgaaacgtggccgcttactgtgtgcctcataagaaggctcaaagtcacccaaagggcaatggaaagggctatgcttggagtctctctgcgtgatcgcatcagaaatgaggccatccgcagcagaaccaaagtaaccgatgtagccctccgaatcgctaaacttaagtggcagtgggcggggcacattgcccgtagaaccgatggccgttggggcggaaaggttctcgagtggcgaccacgtaccggaaggcgcagcgtgggtaggtcgcaggagtccgctggatgcgggtggcgcaagaccggtcattgtggcactctttgggggaggcctatgtccagcagtggacgtcctttggctgatatgatgatgatgatgatgatgatgatgatgatgaaataaatgAACAGGGAAAAAAATGTCATTGTGATGGCATAGAATACAAAATGTAGAGACGAATTCTCTCTAGCCAAGATTTTTttcgtaattatataattatctaagaagtttgtaaagccgaccactgactaacagtccgccggacgatatcggccggtcagttattcggagctgtcaaatttttgttctaactgacaggccgatatcgtccggcggcctgttagtcagtggtcacCTTAAGAAATAAGTAAATGTTATATCAACGGTTTTTCATTGGCGCAGGTATTCATGACTTGGTCTGTTATTCAAGTTCTCAGTTTCTTTGCTCCAAATAACTGCATTTGGGTCGGATATTATAAGAAGGTTACTATTGTctgattataattattttgactAATTGGATTACTTTATTATGATTTAAACGGAAAAGCTTGCTTCCAGACCTTATTAATAAGATAAACAAGTAACAAAATACTTGATATcaaaaatacttaattaaaacgTCCTAAATATTGTATGTTTAATGTATATTGTGCATGTACTTTCTAAAATCAAatgccgtttttttttcataatttattaacaaatataCCTACGAAATACGCGCGAGCCATGGCGATCATTATAGTATGAATGATCTCAAATGTTTTTTCGGGTTcgggtgctaatccgttaaattaaacaaaagcctttgtttcttttaagagcggtCTTCAACACGTGCCAAAGCAAGCATGTTGTAtaaaaagcaactatcgtgatagtattaaggttcaaattcagaGAACAATCAGGGTGGTCTTGTTTTTGGAAATAGaaaaacgtgttatctccgaatgtgctgtttcatgaatttgaaccatataattagAATGGTGAATTTGCTTTTAAACGGACTTGTTTCCATTACTTATgtcggggctattagcagtaagcagtgtaaccactgcataaatgaaacaataccttttgtttaacagattattgtccgagcccgaaaaaatcacATGAGATAATCCATACTATACTGTGCGcttaaatatttacaatatacATGTAGAACTCTATGACTCATTTCGGCCAATCAACCTAATCGAATTGGGATCCGAGGAGTTATTCATATGATTTGACCACAAGTTcttataaaatgttttttttttccagaTGGCAAACGCCCCATCGGTGAACCGCGGCAAGCTAGGCGAGACCACGGCCGACAAAGACATTATGGCACAGCTCGCCAAACTCAAGTCCTAGGGCGGACTTTATTGGCCCTATTGAAGGAGATTACTTCACGATTCATCACCTTCTTGTTTCTCAAGTTATCGTTCTCATCGGAAATCCAAGTTTCGTCTATTTACCTCTCTGTCTTTGCAAGATTGGGCGACAAAGAAAGAAATAGACAAAGCTTTGGATTTCGATGTCCTGGTATGCGGCCTAATTTTAGCCGATTAACTCAATGAAATCCTGAATTAAAGTGAGAAAAAGTTGTAATTCAAACAACGCTGAAACGTACGACAGCCGAGAGGTTACTGTTTCACTGGATTTTTCTTTCTTCGGTATTTTTCagtaacaaaaataaacaattgaAAGAACGTTTGGGTTCGCTTATGAAACCCGGGCAACAAGAATCTAAGTATATTGGGAACTAACCTTTAAGAGCTGAAGCcgaacaaaatatttattaaacaaattCAATTATACGGCTAAAATGTATGCCACTGATTTTGCATGGTTCTGTTTCCTATGCTAAATCTACCGTCGAGGTAGAGCTTTCTTTTTTAGACAAGTGTAAGGGATTCTCTTTTTACGTTGACAAAAATAGTATCGAACCTCTTAATCATAACCTAATAATCAGGTATGGTTTTATCCAAATAAcatcaaaaataaaactataattttaTGGAACAAGTAGTAATCTGCCCTCCAAAGCCGAATAGCGCTATTTATATCTCAataacaaatgattttgaaaatggaattatcaactataaaaaaaaaagtataagttagcaatgaattttctttAGAGATCGTGCTATTTGGATTAGTAGGGGCAGTTATGTTTTGTCTCGATGTCTTCGAGTTACACGAATAGGTATTAACAGAACTGctgttgtttttataaaatatttaagtggctAAAAATTTGCAAAGTTGCATAACAAAATGGctatatgaaaaaatatattcaaataattaaatatatgcatCCATGTGCTAGCCTTTTGTTTATATAAACCTAAAGTTTGTGACGATGGTTTAATATAATagcttttaaaatatttctaatCTTGATGGCACCGAGTATTGGGATGgttattgttttacttttaatttatatttgttatcAATCATTACGTTAGTAATACATATGAGCTGATTATCCGATTTTGGCTACAGCGTCTTTGTGTTCTGATATAGGCATCTTGGTTCTAACTGCTACACAAAAATACCTACTTCCTTGAACAATCATTGTACATACTTTTAATTGGTTTACTATACCTATGTATTTCTACAATAATATTACCGTTAATCCCTGGGTCTAATATATCTGCATATTCGGTCGTGATAGTTTAAATgccaattatattttaataacctaccgtaagataaaaaatatctatCTATAATTCTATAATTTATCTCATCTATGTTAGtgaaattagcttattatttacGCACTTTTCCATCCATtggttaatttaaatattgtaaatacctaatgtacctacaaatgtaaaaataatctGTGATATTTTTGTATTACATGGTACTTACACGAACATTATGTATTGCGTATTTATTTCTTTGTGTTTAAACGATACCTTGAGTATACACTTACATaagatatatgtattataaatatACTATACACATTTACACAGGAATGTTTAATCCAAATGGGGCAGTGGGGCAATGGGGGATAAAacttgctttcataagtataaagtgtcattatatggaacttgctaactatgttaACAAAAGCTTTATTTTTTGATAGGTAACAGATGTGAAGATTGCGGATAGTTTTCAAATAGTTGTAAATGTTCTCAAAAATTTGTAACGTCTATTTTGGAAACGGAAAGTTTCagtctccatacaaaaatatgagacgGCTCcgaaatggggttggccggtggaagtttttagcagatggcgccatcatagcttgccctgtcaatccctagaattgtaatttttttgtttttttaataccctggatgccagccctttaagccaaatctcatagaaaaaggggcaagctatgatggcgccatctatgcaaacctttgacagttgccaaccccattttcCTATTAATTTTCctttaaatattaaacttttggaaactttccagcGGCAGTAGTTGTGATTCTCATAAATTTATGGGTGGATTCTCATaaatcaagtgtaaaaatatgtatgcacacatcatactcaaaaatatgtgacgttttcaagcAAAAGATACCACattgtcgcttaccataaggacgaaaattgcttgtatctttatacgaaaAACCTATCAGAGCGTCTTCAAGTTAGATGATTTAGcgaattataatttaatttataaggtTAAGAATTACATCTAATTACGTAGTCACGACTGGACACAGATATCAAGATATCAAATCATAATGCGTAcaattaaggcgcggtgtgtagtaaaatgcgcttttttgtcaccatatttacagacttttacaaggatttcatgcattattttctagtatgtataacttcagtccttgaactacgttattgcttgtcagaaacacgacggctcattattttctcgatagaatcttaagttgaaaacatgcctaacactgtctttatttccttatgttagaagtactacgacgaaaatgtatatgaaacttacttcagtcgatagcttttaagtaaatcttcattattgcttgtccttttatcgatacgttaattttttcattcatcatttgatgaattcaacattttgcctactaacttacatcctacgcggcaataccttgcacccattcctcacgccagtacgcccgtgaccactgtcagcgtcggacctatgctagtttagcggacgtttcataaaatgggtaatcacagtataaatatgcaaatatgttatacacacaatgtttttcaacatacttgcgaagaaaagcaaaataattcttaaatacggtgacatttcagacattcgtccgtcatattgtcattttatagcaagttgggcagcaaaggcacacacccatctaaccaatccggaattcagtcacgattgataaattgtgtaaacatattttaaaaggctataaaattaatcaaattgaataatttttaaacatagatatacaggattcaaatattttagactggtcatatttttcataaaatcgatttcaattggcaaatcgtattactttttggcaaccgggttttttaacctaattagaccccgctgaatccgaaattgctggttgcttgatcgaattcttgaccggaagtgagatatttgatattaaaggaccctttttttaacttttcgtaaataactcttaaacggtggcgcatagcaaaaaatattctatgacataagtaatctgcataaaattgcctacaagaaagatttagtacaattttttgctaggatcaatattcaaagagatattaacgcgggaaattcaattataatcaattctaaggtccccttttttagattttcgtaaataaatcgtaaacggtggccaatatcaaaaaatgttataaaacgttaataatctacacaaaattttgtaccaaaaagattcagtacacttttcgcagggatcaatattcaaaaagataataaagaaggaaagttaattataataaattctaaggttcattgtttgtatgttttcgttaataatttgaaaagtatgactcattgcatcttatacataaataataaacataaaatttcctactaaACATGTagaacttttcgctaggatcaatattaaaaaagacaaagcagcgggtaagttaattataatcaactttaaagtccctttttagttttttgtaaataactcgtaaacggtgtcccatagcaaaataggttttaattaataaataatttacataaaattttctccaaaaacatcttgaactttttttctctaggatcaaatttaaaacgatattaaaggaagaaagttaattacaatcagttcacaggtcactttttttttagtttttcgtaaataactcgtaaacggtggcccgttgcaaaaaaatattataagtacataaatattgaacataaaattgtccacaaaaaaggttctttACACTTTtgcgctacgatcaatatttaaagaggtattaaagggggtaagttaattagaatcaatttccaggtccctatttttaggttttcgtaaatgattcgtaaaataaggctcatagcaaaataagtttttaatgttcttgtaaataaataatcggcatacaattttctacgaaaaacataacacttttctctaggatcaatatttgaaacgacgaaacgttttcttaaatcaactttttatctctttgttaactttaacaaccctaaagtattgatcgtaacgtaaaaataaaaagatccaaatttgtaggaaattttatgttaaaacttttgttattgttttgtacctatgctattcgtacagatattcgagatatgagcaaaaatatgaaaaaggtaccttcacccccctcccccctacaccctcagcacacccgctaagctcgaggacattaagtatggttatctggacaccacaaggtataactgtgccaattttcaaaattatacgaattatttccgcagattttttttattttcttgagctattaactaactcgaatgtcgaagtagaagtgttttttgtcattacaatctttaaatgcttgacttttactcgtcaattcaaaattagaaaaatagtaagtattacagtta
The genomic region above belongs to Cydia splendana chromosome 13, ilCydSple1.2, whole genome shotgun sequence and contains:
- the LOC134795988 gene encoding charged multivesicular body protein 2b-B encodes the protein MNFFRKEPTVKEQQRQNDRELRKATRELDRDKATLEREEKKLEMEIKKMAKEGNNEGCKILARQLVQLRKQKTRIYAANSKIANVQMTNKTMGANIAIAGAMGTTAKTMGSINKVMNPHQIAKDMEGFKQANARLDMTDEMINDTLDDIMDESGDEEETEGVVNKVLDEIGIEISGKMANAPSVNRGKLGETTADKDIMAQLAKLKS